Proteins co-encoded in one Nostoc sp. KVJ3 genomic window:
- a CDS encoding LuxR C-terminal-related transcriptional regulator, translating into MAMNHSASVAILRIALSIEHNPIARYLVERHAPVHEALVTSPKAWKIICPRPDHWHVMAGPIINRNQLVGVVGCTREKSMPAFDTQNLTDLSAICLHLSVWATTVGSQEIYQGKSQHQPFKTARLTSRELQIAELVALGKTNAEIGHQLWITENSVKQALKRMFRKLQVSSRAEMVAQLLVPSPHSALQLEVQRDYVKRKAKKSG; encoded by the coding sequence ATGGCAATGAACCACAGCGCAAGCGTGGCAATTCTGAGAATTGCATTGTCCATTGAACACAATCCCATAGCACGTTATCTGGTGGAGCGCCATGCACCTGTCCATGAAGCATTAGTGACATCACCAAAGGCTTGGAAAATTATCTGTCCCCGCCCCGATCATTGGCATGTGATGGCGGGGCCAATCATTAATCGCAATCAATTAGTTGGCGTAGTGGGTTGCACCCGTGAAAAGTCAATGCCTGCCTTTGATACACAAAATCTAACCGATTTGAGCGCCATTTGCCTGCACTTATCTGTTTGGGCTACAACAGTTGGTTCACAAGAAATTTACCAAGGAAAGTCGCAACACCAACCTTTTAAAACTGCTCGCTTAACGTCTCGTGAGTTGCAGATTGCAGAATTGGTTGCTTTAGGGAAAACTAACGCAGAAATTGGTCATCAACTTTGGATCACTGAAAATTCTGTAAAGCAAGCCTTAAAGCGAATGTTTCGTAAGCTTCAAGTTTCGTCTCGTGCAGAGATGGTTGCACAACTTTTAGTTCCAAGCCCACATTCCGCACTTCAACTTGAAGTACAAAGAGATTACGTCAAGAGAAAAGCAAAAAAATCAGGATGA